From one Actinopolyspora saharensis genomic stretch:
- a CDS encoding aldehyde dehydrogenase (NADP(+)), protein MTSTRSTPAPTAELETVLDSAKAASEKLESARPGELAGMLRGVADALEGATEELVPLAQRESGLPEGRLRGELVRTTFQLRLFGDVVEEGSHLGATLDSPAPDWPTGARPDMRRVSLPLGPVLVFAASNFPFAFSVAGGDTASALAAGCPVVVKAHPGHPELSRRTAELVTTALREAGAPEGTFALIEGTENSQAAVLDGRVKAGAFTGSNSGGRALFDLACSRNEPIPFYAEMGSVNPAFVTPEAAEQRGGEIARGYLDSYTLGVGQFCTKPGLLFVPQQALREFEETLVPEVRQRGAAPMLSSGIANAFSESLNSLREHSAVRELVTGGHSEDGVTPTLLSTTAEELLANPDELMGECFGPVSLLVGYSDTDQLLEAAAAFSGELTATVQGAENEKVVESLFETLRSRAGRLVWNGWPTGVSVSYAMQHGGPYPATTAPTHTSVGTAAVERFLRPVSFQNAPAAVLPEALRDDNPLGIPRRVDGKLHSA, encoded by the coding sequence ATGACATCGACACGTTCGACCCCGGCCCCGACCGCGGAGCTCGAAACCGTCCTCGACAGCGCGAAAGCGGCCTCCGAGAAGCTGGAGAGCGCTCGGCCGGGCGAACTGGCCGGGATGCTGCGCGGTGTCGCCGACGCGCTGGAAGGGGCCACCGAGGAACTCGTGCCGCTGGCCCAGCGGGAGAGCGGCCTGCCGGAGGGCAGGCTGCGTGGTGAGCTGGTCCGGACGACCTTCCAGCTGCGGCTGTTCGGCGACGTCGTCGAGGAGGGCTCCCACCTGGGGGCCACGCTCGACTCTCCCGCCCCGGACTGGCCGACGGGGGCGCGCCCCGACATGCGGCGCGTTTCCCTGCCGCTGGGTCCGGTCCTGGTGTTCGCGGCCAGCAACTTCCCCTTCGCCTTCAGCGTGGCCGGGGGCGACACCGCCTCGGCCCTGGCGGCGGGCTGCCCGGTCGTGGTCAAGGCTCACCCGGGGCACCCGGAGCTGTCCCGGCGCACCGCCGAGCTCGTGACCACCGCACTGCGGGAAGCGGGCGCTCCGGAAGGCACCTTCGCCCTCATCGAGGGCACGGAGAACAGCCAGGCCGCGGTGCTCGACGGGCGCGTCAAGGCGGGCGCCTTCACCGGCTCGAACAGCGGAGGCCGGGCACTGTTCGACCTGGCCTGCTCCAGGAACGAGCCCATCCCCTTCTACGCCGAGATGGGCAGCGTGAACCCGGCGTTCGTCACCCCGGAGGCCGCCGAGCAGCGCGGCGGCGAGATAGCGCGCGGTTATCTCGACTCCTACACGCTGGGCGTGGGCCAGTTCTGCACCAAGCCGGGGCTGCTGTTCGTTCCCCAGCAGGCGTTGCGGGAGTTCGAGGAAACCCTGGTTCCCGAGGTGCGGCAGCGCGGAGCGGCACCGATGCTCAGTTCGGGGATCGCCAACGCCTTCAGCGAGAGCCTGAACTCGCTGCGGGAGCACTCGGCGGTCCGGGAGCTGGTCACCGGCGGTCACTCCGAGGACGGGGTGACCCCGACGCTGCTGAGCACCACGGCCGAGGAGCTGCTGGCGAACCCCGATGAGCTGATGGGGGAGTGCTTCGGCCCGGTTTCCCTGCTCGTGGGCTACTCGGACACCGACCAGCTGCTCGAGGCCGCCGCGGCCTTCTCCGGGGAGCTGACGGCCACCGTCCAGGGCGCGGAGAACGAGAAGGTCGTCGAGTCGCTGTTCGAGACCCTGCGCAGCAGGGCTGGGCGTCTGGTGTGGAACGGCTGGCCGACCGGCGTGAGCGTCAGCTACGCGATGCAGCACGGCGGTCCGTACCCGGCCACCACCGCTCCGACGCACACCTCGGTGGGCACGGCCGCCGTGGAACGCTTCCTGCGGCCCGTCTCGTTCCAGAACGCTCCCGCGGCGGTGCTTCCGGAGGCGTTGCGCGACGACAATCCGCTCGGGATCCCACGCCGGGTGGACGGCAAGCTGCACTCCGCGTGA